One Mastacembelus armatus chromosome 10, fMasArm1.2, whole genome shotgun sequence DNA window includes the following coding sequences:
- the magt1 gene encoding dolichyl-diphosphooligosaccharide--protein glycosyltransferase subunit MAGT1: MFVKVFVFLFLLFIFHHDPADAQKKKETLLSEKVTQMMEWASKRSVIRMNGDKFRRFVKAPPRNYSVVIMFTALQPQRQCGVCRQADEEFQVLANSWRYSSAFTNKVFFASVDFDEGSDVFQMLNMNSAPTFLHFPSKGKPRRSDTYELQVRGFAAEQLARWVADRTDVQIRVIRPPNYAGPLLLGFLLAMIGGLAYLRRHNLEFLFNKNVWAFSALCFVLIMTSGQMWNHIRGPPYAHKNPSTGQVSYIHGSSQAQFVAETHIVLLFNSAVTMGIVLLCEAATSDIDIGKRKIMCVAGIGLVMLFFSWLLSIFRAKYHGYPYSFLMS, encoded by the exons ATGTTTgtgaaagtttttgtttttctgtttcttctttttatttttcaccacGACCCTGCCGATGCTCAGAAGAAAAAGGAG ACTTTGCTGTCAGAGAAGGTGACTCAGATGATGGAATGGGCCTCCAAGCGTTCGGTCATCAGAATGAATGGAGATAAGTTTCGGCGCTTTGTCAAGGCTCCTCCAAGAAACTACTCAGTGGTCATCATGTTTACAGCACTGCAGCCTCAGAGACAGTGTGGAGTCTGCAG ACAAGCTGATGAGGAGTTCCAGGTGCTGGCCAACTCTTGGCGTTATTCCTCTGCCTTTACTAACAAGGTCTTCTTTGCATCAGTTGATTTTGATGAAGGATCAGACGTCTTTCAGATG CTGAATATGAATTCTGCTCCGACCTTCCTCCACTTTCCATCCAAAGGGAAACCTCGCAGGTCTGATACGTATGAACTGCAGGTCAGAGGCTTTGCAGCTGAGCAGCTAGCTAGATGGGTGGCAGACAGGACTGATGTGCAG ATCCGTGTCATTCGTCCTCCTAACTATGCTGGACCTCTCCTGCTGGGCTTTCTCCTGGCTATGATTGGAGGGCTGGCATATCTACGAAGACACAATTTGGAGTTTCTCTTTAACAAGAATGTCTGGGCCTTCTCTGCTCTG tgctTTGTTCTGATCATGACCTCAGGCCAAATGTGGAACCATATCAGAGGACCACCTTATGCACATAAGAACCCCAGTACTGGACAAGTT agttACATCCATGGCAGCAGTCAGGCTCAATTTGTGGCTGAGACACACATTGTCCTACTCTTCA ATTCCGCTGTTACCATGGGaattgtgctgctgtgtgaggCTGCTACTTCTGACATTGACATTGGAAAGAGGAAGA ttATGTGTGTAGCAGGTATTGGTCTGGTGATGCTGTTCTTTAGCTGGCTGTTGTCCATTTTCAGAGCAAAGTACCATGGATACCCATACAG CTTCCTGATGAGTTAA
- the igbp1 gene encoding immunoglobulin-binding protein 1 encodes MAECENNNEVRAALLSGANPPILSDLLDRGWKIFEEVESTNEALGSNSVQVRVKRGISMLEEASRMASQLDLFSRNEDLEEVATADLKYLLLPALLGALTMKQVSRDKRLDIVQTARVYFMDFLRRCKDYNISQFELPKSTHENPDENEFSAAESVRCPTDLVAMAAQRRAKIERYRQKKELEARLSDIRRDVDSGQANDEVSRNYYLLIVERWVTVCLEEIESIDQEVEILKKMDVLKQSATKQPPQPDRPPMKPFILTKDVVQAQVFGAGYPSLPIMTVDDWYEQHKKQGVLPDQGIPRRVAVDDNTDGTEREEEEKEKKAENDDEESVLKARNWDDWKDTHRRGYGNRKNMG; translated from the exons ATGGCGGAGTGCGAAAACAACAACGAAGTTAGAGCAGCGTTGCTTTCAGGGGCAAACCCTCCCATATTATCGGACTTGCTAGATCGTGGGTGGAAGATATTTGAGGAGGTAGAAAGTACAAACGAGGCACTGGGCTCTAACAGTGTCCAGGTTAGAGTAAAACGTGGTATAAGTATGTTAGAAGAAGCGTCCCGAATGGCGTCTCAGCTCGACCTGTTCAGCCGTAATGAGGACCTGGAGGAGGTCGCCACGGCAGACCTCAAGTACCTGCTCCTGCCCGCACTCTTAGGAGCGCTCACCATGAAACAAGTCAGCCGAGATAAGAGATTAGACATAGTGCAGACAGCCAGGGTTTACTTTATGGATTTCCTGAGGAGATGCAAGGACTATAACATATCACAGTTTGAGCTGCCAAAGTCGACGCATGAAAACCCTGACGAAAATGAGTTCTCCGCCGCCGAG TCTGTCCGCTGTCCAACGGACCTGGTTGCAATGGCAGCACAGAGACGAGCAAAGATTGAGCGGTATCGTCAGAAGAAAGAGCTGGAAGCCAGACTGTCAGACATACGGAGAGATGTGGACAGTGGACAGGCCAATGATGAAGTCAGCAGAAATTATTATCTTCTGATTGTCGAGAGATGGGTCACTGTGTGTCTTGAGGAAATTGAGAGCATCGATCAGGAGGTTGAGATTCTCAAGAAGATGGATGTTCTGAAGCAGAGTGCTACTAAGCAGCCACCTCAACCAGACAGGCCTCCAATGAAACCCTTCATCCTTACCAAGGATGTTGTCCAG GCTCAGGTGTTCGGAGCAGGTTATCCCAGCCTTCCCATTATGACAGTGGATGACTGGTATGAGCAGCACAAGAAACAGGGAGTCCTCCCTGACCAGGGGATACCTAGAAGAGTCGCTGTGGATGACAACACTGATGGAACagaaagggaagaagaagaaaaagagaaaaaagctgaaaatgatgATGAGGAGTCTGTACTAAAAGCAAGAAACTGGGATGACTGGAAAGACACTCATCGCAGAGGTTATGGAAATCGCAAGAACATGGGCTAA